One genomic segment of Gorilla gorilla gorilla isolate KB3781 chromosome 23, NHGRI_mGorGor1-v2.1_pri, whole genome shotgun sequence includes these proteins:
- the ATF4 gene encoding cyclic AMP-dependent transcription factor ATF-4 — protein MTEMSFLSSEVLVGDLMSPFDQSGLGAEESLGLLDDYLEVAKHFKPHGFSSDKAKAGSSEWLAVDGLVSPSNNSKEDAFSGTDWMLEKMDLKEFDLDALLGIDDLETMSDDLLTTLDDTCDLFAPLVQETNKEPPQTVNPIGHLPESLTKPDQVAPFTFLQPLPLSPGVLSSTPDHSFSLELGSEVDITEGDRKPDYTAYVAMIPQCIKEEDTPSDNDSGICMSPESYLGSPQHSPSTRGSPNRSLPSPGVLCGSARPKPYDPPGEKMVAAKVKGEKLDKKLKKMEQNKTAATRYRQKKRAEQEALTGECKELEKKNEALKERADSLAKEIQYLKDLIEEVRKARGKKRVP, from the exons ATGACCGAAATGAGCTTCCTGAGCAGCGAGGTGTTGGTGGGGGACTTGATGTCCCCCTTCGACCAGTCGGGTTTGGGGGCTGAAGAAAGCCTAGGTCTCTTAGATGATTACCTGGAGGTGGCCAAGCACTTCAAACCTCATGGGTTCTCCAGCGACAAGGCTAAGGCGGGCTCCTCCGAATGGCTGGCTGTGGATGGGTTGGTCAGTCCCTCCAACAACAGCAAGG AGGATGCCTTCTCCGGGACAGATTGGATGTTGGAGAAAATGGATTTGAAGGAGTTCGACTTGGATGCCCTGTTGGGTATAGATGACCTGGAAACCATGTCAGATGACCTTCTGACCACGTTGGATGACACTTGTGATCTCTTTGCCCCCTTAGTCCAGGAGACTAATAAGGAGCCCCCCCAGACGGTGAACCCAATTGGCCATCTCCCAGAAAGTTTAACAAAACCCGACCAGGTTGCCCCCTTCACCTTCTTGCAAcctcttcccctttccccaggGGTCCTGTCCTCCACTCCAGATCATTCCTTTAGTTTAGAGCTGGGCAGTGAGGTGGATATCACTGAAGGAGATAGGAAGCCAGACTACACTGCTTACGTTGCCATGATCCCTCAGTGCATAAAGGAGGAAGACACCCCTTCAGATAATGATAGTGGCATCTGTATGAGCCCAGAGTCCTATCTGGGGTCTCCTCAGCACAGCCCCTCTACCAGGGGCTCTCCAAATAGGAGCCTCCCATCTCCAGGTGTTCTCTGTGGGTCTGCCCGCCCCAAACCTTACGATCCTCCTGGAGAGAAGATGGTAGCAGCAAAAGTAAAGGGTGAGAAACTGGATAAGAAGCTGAAAAAAATGGAGCAAAACAAGACAGCAGCCACTAGGTACCGCCAGAAGAAGAGGGCGGAGCAGGAGGCTCTTACTGGCGAGTGCAAAGAGCTGGAAAAGAAGAACGAGGCTCTAAAAGAGAGGGCGGATTCCCTGGCCAAGGAGATCCAGTACCTGAAAGATTTGATAGAAGAGGTCCGCAAGGCAAGGGGGAAGAAAAGGGTCCCCTAG
- the MIEF1 gene encoding mitochondrial dynamics protein MIEF1, whose protein sequence is MAGAGERKGKKDDNGIGTAIDFVLSNARLVLGVGGAAMLGIATLAVKRMYDRAISAPTSPTRLSHSGKRSWEEPNWMGSPRLLNRDMKTGLSRSLQTLPTDSSAFDTDTFCPPRPKPVARKGQVDLKKSRLRMSLQEKLLTYYRNRAAIPAGEQARAKQAAVDICAELRSFLRAKLPDMPLRDMYLSGSLYDDLQVVTADHIQLIVPLVLEQNLWSCIPGEDTIMNVPGFFLVRRENPEYFPRGSSYWDRCVVGGYLSPKTVADTFEKVVAGSINWPAIGSLLDYVIRPAPPPEALTLEVQYERDKHLFIDFLPSVTLGDTVLVAKPHRLAQYDNLWRLSLRPAETARLRALDQADSGCRSLCLKILKAICKSTPALGHLTASQLTNVILHLAQEEADWSPDMLADRFLQALRGLISYLEAGVLPSALNPKVNLFAELTPEEIDELGYTLYCSLSEPEVLLQT, encoded by the exons ATGGCAGGCGCTGGTGAGCGCAAAGGCAAGAAGGATGACAATGGCATTGGCACGGCCATTGACTTTGTGCTCTCCAATGCCCGGCTGGTGCTGGGGGTGGGTGGAGCGGCCATGCTGGGCATCGCCACGCTGGCAGTTAAGCGG ATGTACGATCGGGCGATCAGTGCCCCTACCAGCCCCACCCGCCTGAGCCATTCGGGGAAAAGGAGCTGGGAAGAACCAAACTGGATGGGCTCCCCCCGACTGCTGAACAGGGACATGAAGACGGGCCTGAGCCGGTCCTTGCAGACCCTTCCCACAGACTCCTCCGCCTTCGACACAG ATACATTCTGCCCGCCCCGGCCCAAGCCAGTGGCCAGGAAGGGCCAGGTAGACTTGAAGAAGTCACGACTCCGCATGTCCCTGCAGGAGAAACTTCTTACTTACTACCGGAACCGGGCAGCCATCCCTGCTGGAGAGCAGGCTCGGGCCAAGCAAGCTGCTGTGGACATATGTGCCGAGCTCCGGAGCTTCCTGCGGGCCAAGTTGCCTGACATGCCGCTTCGGGACATGTACTTGAGTGGCAGCCTCTATGATGACCTGCAG GTGGTGACAGCTGACCACATCCAACTCATTGTGCCCCTTGTGCTGGAGCAGAACCTGTGGTCATGTATTCCTGGTGAAGACACCATCATGAATGTCCCTGGCTTCTTCCTGGTGCGTCGTGAGAATCCAGAGTACTTTCCTCGTGGGAGCAGTTACTGGGACCGCTGTGTAGTAGGGGGCTACCTCTCTCCAAAGACAGTCGCAGATACATTTGAGAAGGTAGTGGCTGGCTCCATCAATTGGCCAGCCATAGGGTCCCTCTTGGACTATGTGATccgcccagccccacccccagaaGCCCTCACACTGGAGGTGCAGTATGAGCGTGACAAACATCTCTTCATTGACTTCCTGCCATCAGTGACCCTCGGTGACACAGTCTTGGTGGCCAAACCACACCGGCTAGCCCAGTATGACAACCTGTGGCGGCTGAGCCTGCGTCCCGCGGAGACGGCACGCCTGCGGGCTCTGGACCAGGCTGACTCGGGCTGCCGATCTCTGTGCCTCAAGATCCTCAAGGCCATATGCAAGTCCACCCCGGCTCTGGGCCACCTCACTGCCAGCCAGCTAACCAATGTCATCCTCCACTTGGCCCAGGAGGAGGCTGACTGGTCTCCGGATATGCTGGCCGACCGTTTCCTGCAGGCCTTGAGGGGACTTATCAGCTACTTAGAGGCTGGAGTCCTGCCCAGTGCCCTAAACCCCAAGGTGAACTTATTTGCAGAGCTCACCCCTGAAGAAATAGACGAATTAGGATACACTCTGTATTGCTCATTGTCTGAGCCAGAGGTGCTGCTGCAGACGTAG
- the RPS19BP1 gene encoding active regulator of SIRT1, which translates to MSAALLRRGLELLAASEAPRDPPGQAKPRGAPVKRPRKTKAIQVQKLRNSAKGKVPKSALDEYRKRECRDHLKVNLKFLTRTRSTVAESVSQQILRQNRGRKACDRPVAKTKKKKAEGTVFTEEDFQKFQQEYFGS; encoded by the exons ATGTCCGCCGCCCTGCTGCGGCGGGGCCTGGAGCTGCTGGCGGCGTCCGAGG CCCCTCGGGACCCTCCAGGTCAGGCCAAGCCGAGAGGGGCTCCGGTGAAACGGCCCCGGAAGACGAAGGCAATTCAGGTCCAGAAACTGCGGAACTCGGCCAAGGGAAAGGTGCCCAAGTCGGCACTGG ACGAGTACCGGAAGCGAGAGTGTCGAGACCACCTCAAAGTAAACCTGAAGTTTCTGACCAGGACGAGAAGCACCGTGGCTGAGTCTGTGAGCCAGCAG ATTTTGCGCCAGAACAGGGGCCGCAAGGCCTGTGACCGGCCTGTGGCCAAGACCAAGAAGAAGAAGGCTGAGGGCACCGTGTTCACCGAGGAAGACTTCCAGAAGTTCCAGCAGGAATACTTCGGCAGCTAG
- the MIURF gene encoding mitochondrial ribosome and complex I assembly factor AltMIEF1, translated as MAPWSREAVLSLYRALLRQGRQLRYTDRDFYFASIRREFRKNQKLEDPEARERQLEKGLVFLNGKLGRII; from the coding sequence ATGGCCCCGTGGAGCCGAGAGGCGGTGCTGAGTCTCTATCGGGCTCTGTTGCGCCAGGGCCGACAGCTTCGCTACACTGATCGAGACTTCTACTTTGCCTCCATCCGCCGTGAATTCCGAAAAAATCAGAAGCTAGAGGACCCTGAGGCCCGGGAGAGGCAGCTGGAGAAGGGCCTGGTCTTTCTCAACGGCAAATTGGGGAGGATCATTTAG